Proteins co-encoded in one Dasypus novemcinctus isolate mDasNov1 chromosome 18, mDasNov1.1.hap2, whole genome shotgun sequence genomic window:
- the ALDH16A1 gene encoding aldehyde dehydrogenase family 16 member A1 isoform X2: protein MAATPAGPRARDIFATLEYGPAPESHACALAWLDTQDRLLGHYVNGKWLKPEHRTSVPCQDPVTGDSLASCLQAQAGDVAAAVDAARAAFQGWSILPGAIRAQHLTRLGKMIQKHQRLLWTLEALVTGRAVREVRDRDVPLAQQLLQYHAGQAYTQEEALAGWEPMGVIGLILPPTFSFLEMMWRICPALAVGCTVVVLVPAASPTPLLLAQLAGELGAFPGILNVVSGPASLGPSLASQPGVQKVAFCGTIEEGRALRRTLAGRGTELALALGTESLLLLTDTADMDSAVEGVVDAAWSDRGPGGLRLLIQESVWDETMRRLQERMGRLRGGRGLDGAVDMGARGAAARDLAQRYVREAQSQGAQVFQAGAVPTASPFYPPTLVSDLPPASPCAQAEVPWPLVVASPFRTAKEALAVANGTPRGGSASVWSERLGQALELGYGLQVGTVWINAHGLQDPAVPTGGCKESGSSWHGGPDGLYEYLQPSGTAARLPYLTESLSYDTFGLTVPSALPAGPEMGPSPAAPYGLFVGGRFQAPGAQSSRPIRDPEGVLQGYVAEGGAKDIRGAVEAAHQAAPGWAAQSPGARAALLWALAAALERRVSTLTSRLESQGLAPKTAKVEVELSVRRLRAWGARVQAQGPTLQAAGLRGPVLRLREPLGVLAVVCPDEWPLLAFVSLLAPALAHGNALVLVPSGTCPLPALELCQDVAALFPAGLVNVLTGDRDHLTRCLALHQDVQALWYFGSAQRPEGSLARA from the exons ATGGCTGCGACGCCCGCAGGGCCCCGCGCCCGGGATATTTTCGCCACGCTGGAGTACGGGCCGGCGCCGGAGAGCCACGCATGCGCATTG gcctggctggACACGCAGGACAGGCTCTTGGGTCACTACGTAAATGGAAAGTGGTTAAAGCCGGAACACAGGACTTCTGTGCCTTGCCAGGATCCCGTCACAG GAGACAGCTTGGCCAGTTGCCTCCAGGCACAGGCCGGGGATGTGGCAGCCGCGGTGGATGCAGCCAGGGCGGCGTTCCAGGGCTGGAGCATACTCCCGGGGGCCATTCGGGCCCAGCACCTGACCAG GCTGGGCAAGATGATCCAGAAGCACCAGCGGCTGCTGTGGACCCTGGAGGCCCTGGTTACTGGGCGGGCTGTTAGGGAGGTTCGCGACAGGGACGTCCCGCTGGCCCAGCAGCTGCTGCAGTACCACGCGGGCCAGGCCTACACCCAGGAGGAGGCACTGGCAGGCTGGGAGCCCATGG GAGTGATTGGCCTCATCCTGCCACCCACCTTCTCCTTCCTTGAGATGATGTGGAGGATTTGCCCTGCCCTGGCTGTGG GCTGCACTGTGGTGGTCCTTGTGCCCGCGGCCTCCCCGACACCCCTTCTCCTGGCCCAGCTGGCGGGGGAGTTAGGCGCATTCCCGGGAATCCTCAACGTGGTCAGCGGCCCTGCCTCCCTGGGGCCCAGCCTGGCCTCCCAGCCTGGGGTCCAGAAGGTGGCCTTCTGTGGCACCATTGAG GAAGGACGCGCACTTCGGCGGACGCTGGCAGGCCGGGGCACCgagctggccctggccctggggaCAGAGTCGCTGCTGCTGCTGACGGACACCGCAGACATGGACTCGGCCGTGGAGGGGGTTGTGGATGCAGCCTGGTCCGACCGGGGCCCG GGAGGCCTCAGGCTCCTCATCCAGGAGTCTGTGTGGGATGAGACCATGCGGCGGCTCCAGGAGCGGATGGGACGGCTTCGGGGCGGCCGAGGGCTGGACGGGGCTGTGGACATGGGGGCCCGAGGGGCTGCCGCCCGTGACCTGGCCCAGCGCTACGTGCGCGAGGCGCAGAGCCAGGGAGCACAG GTGTTCCAGGCTGGGGCTGTGCCCACTGCCAGCCCGTTCTATCCCCCGACCTTGGTGTCTGACCTGCCCCCGGCCTCCCCGTGTGCCCAGGCCGAG GTTCCATGGCCTCTGGTCGTGGCCTCCCCATTCCGCACAGCCAAGGAGGCCCTGGCCGTGGCCAACGGGACGCCCCGGGGAGGCAGTGCCAGCGTGTGGAGCGAGAGGCTGGGGCAGGCGCTGGAGCTGGGCTACGG GCTCCAGGTGGGCACAGTCTGGATCAACGCCCACGGCCTCCAAGACCCCGCCGTGCCCACTGGCGGCTGCAAGGAGAGCGGCTCTTCCTGGCACGGGGGCCCAGAC GGCCTGTATGAGTATCTGCAGCCCTCGGGGACAGCTGCCCGGCTGCCCTACCTGACTGAGAGCCTCAGCTATGACACCTTTGGCCTTACTGTCCCCTCAGCCCTGCCGGCCGGGCCTGAAATGGGGCCCAG CCCAGCAGCTCCCTATGGGCTCTTTGTCGGGGGCCGTTTccaggcccctggggcccagagctCCAGGCCCATCCGGGATCCTGAAGGCGTCCTCCAGGGCTACGTGGCTGAGGGCGGAGCCAAGGATATCCGAGGGGCCGTGGAAGCTGCTCACCAGGCTGCCCCTGG CTGGGCGGCCCAGTCGCCAGGGGCCCGGGCGGCCCTGCTCTGGGCTCTGGCCGCCGCGCTGGAGCGCCGGGTGTCCACCCTGACCTCGAGGCTGGAGAGTCAGGGGCTGGCGCCCAAGACCGCCAAGGTGGAGGTGGAGCTGAGCGTGAGGCGCCTTCGCGCGTGGGGGGCCCGGGTCCAGGCCCAGGGCCCCACCCTGCAG GCGGCAGGGCTGAGAGGCCCCGTGCTGCGGCTGCGGGAGCCGCTGGGGGTGCTGGCGGTCGTGTGCCCGGACGAGTGGCCCCTGCTTGCCTTCGTGTCCCTGCTGGCCCCCGCCCTGGCCCACGGCAACGCCCTGGTCTTGGTGCCCAGCGGGACCTGTCCCCTGCCCGCCCTGGAGCTCTGCCAG GACGTGGCGGCCCTGTTCCCCGCGGGCCTGGTGAACGTGCTGACGGGAGACCGGGACCACCTGACGCGCTGCCTGGCCTTGCACCAGGACGTCCAGGCCCTGTGGTATTTCGGATCTGCCCAG CGTCCGGAAGGTTCGCTTGCCAGGGCCTGA
- the FLT3LG gene encoding fms-related tyrosine kinase 3 ligand isoform X3 — protein sequence MRVLAPGWSPITSLLLPLLLLSWGARGTLACAFSHSPISSNFAATIRQLSSYLLQDYPVTVASNLQDDKLCGALWRLVLAQRWVGRLKTVAGSQMQLLLEAVDTEISFVTDCAFQDTSAQLAALKPRITHQNFSRCLELQCQPGQGPQRHPLPQPHSAPPLPALLPAGCVTLGIGPAFLYLSFPISEKGPITPASSHQGSALQEHNASHVCQSECSSRFLVIVCQRCTDLLA from the exons ATGAGAGTCCTGGCGCCAGGCTGGAGCCCAATT ACCTCcctgctgctgccgctgctgctgctgagcTGGGGCGCCCGCGGGACCCTCGCCTGCGCCTTCTCGCACAGCCCCATCTCCTCCAACTTCGCCGCCACCATCCGCCAGCTG TCTAGCTATCTGCTACAAGATTATCCAGTCACTGTGGCCTCCAACCTGCAGGAC GACAAGCTGTGCGGGGCCCTCTGGCGCCTGGTGCTGGCCCAGCGCTGGGTGGGGCGGCTCAAGACTGTGGCTGGGTCACAAATGCAGCTCCTGCTGGAGGCGGTGGACACTGAGATCTCCTTTGTCACCGACTGTGCCTTCCAG GACACCTCCGCGCAGCTGGCTGCGCTGAAGCCCCGGATCACCCACCAGAACTTCTCGCGGTGCCTGGAGCTGCAGTGCCAGCCAGGTCAAGGGCCCCAgcgccaccccctgccccagccccactcagcccctccactccctgccctgctgcccgctggctgtgtgactttgggcattGGCCCTGCCTtcctgtacctcagtttccccatctctgaAAAGGGACCCATCACCCCTGCCTCCTCTCACCAAGGCAGTGCTCTCCAGGAGCATAACGCCAGCCACGTGTGCCAGAGTGAATGCTCTAGTCGCTTCCTTGTCATCGTTTGCCAGCGCTGCACAGACCTATTGGCTTAA
- the ALDH16A1 gene encoding aldehyde dehydrogenase family 16 member A1 isoform X1: MAATPAGPRARDIFATLEYGPAPESHACALAWLDTQDRLLGHYVNGKWLKPEHRTSVPCQDPVTGDSLASCLQAQAGDVAAAVDAARAAFQGWSILPGAIRAQHLTRLGKMIQKHQRLLWTLEALVTGRAVREVRDRDVPLAQQLLQYHAGQAYTQEEALAGWEPMGVIGLILPPTFSFLEMMWRICPALAVGCTVVVLVPAASPTPLLLAQLAGELGAFPGILNVVSGPASLGPSLASQPGVQKVAFCGTIEEGRALRRTLAGRGTELALALGTESLLLLTDTADMDSAVEGVVDAAWSDRGPGGLRLLIQESVWDETMRRLQERMGRLRGGRGLDGAVDMGARGAAARDLAQRYVREAQSQGAQVFQAGAVPTASPFYPPTLVSDLPPASPCAQAEVPWPLVVASPFRTAKEALAVANGTPRGGSASVWSERLGQALELGYGLQVGTVWINAHGLQDPAVPTGGCKESGSSWHGGPDGLYEYLQPSGTAARLPYLTESLSYDTFGLTVPSALPAGPEMGPSPAAPYGLFVGGRFQAPGAQSSRPIRDPEGVLQGYVAEGGAKDIRGAVEAAHQAAPGWAAQSPGARAALLWALAAALERRVSTLTSRLESQGLAPKTAKVEVELSVRRLRAWGARVQAQGPTLQAAGLRGPVLRLREPLGVLAVVCPDEWPLLAFVSLLAPALAHGNALVLVPSGTCPLPALELCQDVAALFPAGLVNVLTGDRDHLTRCLALHQDVQALWYFGSAQGAQFVEWASAGNLKPVWVNRGCPRAWEQEAKGAGPELGLRAARTKALWLPTGD, from the exons ATGGCTGCGACGCCCGCAGGGCCCCGCGCCCGGGATATTTTCGCCACGCTGGAGTACGGGCCGGCGCCGGAGAGCCACGCATGCGCATTG gcctggctggACACGCAGGACAGGCTCTTGGGTCACTACGTAAATGGAAAGTGGTTAAAGCCGGAACACAGGACTTCTGTGCCTTGCCAGGATCCCGTCACAG GAGACAGCTTGGCCAGTTGCCTCCAGGCACAGGCCGGGGATGTGGCAGCCGCGGTGGATGCAGCCAGGGCGGCGTTCCAGGGCTGGAGCATACTCCCGGGGGCCATTCGGGCCCAGCACCTGACCAG GCTGGGCAAGATGATCCAGAAGCACCAGCGGCTGCTGTGGACCCTGGAGGCCCTGGTTACTGGGCGGGCTGTTAGGGAGGTTCGCGACAGGGACGTCCCGCTGGCCCAGCAGCTGCTGCAGTACCACGCGGGCCAGGCCTACACCCAGGAGGAGGCACTGGCAGGCTGGGAGCCCATGG GAGTGATTGGCCTCATCCTGCCACCCACCTTCTCCTTCCTTGAGATGATGTGGAGGATTTGCCCTGCCCTGGCTGTGG GCTGCACTGTGGTGGTCCTTGTGCCCGCGGCCTCCCCGACACCCCTTCTCCTGGCCCAGCTGGCGGGGGAGTTAGGCGCATTCCCGGGAATCCTCAACGTGGTCAGCGGCCCTGCCTCCCTGGGGCCCAGCCTGGCCTCCCAGCCTGGGGTCCAGAAGGTGGCCTTCTGTGGCACCATTGAG GAAGGACGCGCACTTCGGCGGACGCTGGCAGGCCGGGGCACCgagctggccctggccctggggaCAGAGTCGCTGCTGCTGCTGACGGACACCGCAGACATGGACTCGGCCGTGGAGGGGGTTGTGGATGCAGCCTGGTCCGACCGGGGCCCG GGAGGCCTCAGGCTCCTCATCCAGGAGTCTGTGTGGGATGAGACCATGCGGCGGCTCCAGGAGCGGATGGGACGGCTTCGGGGCGGCCGAGGGCTGGACGGGGCTGTGGACATGGGGGCCCGAGGGGCTGCCGCCCGTGACCTGGCCCAGCGCTACGTGCGCGAGGCGCAGAGCCAGGGAGCACAG GTGTTCCAGGCTGGGGCTGTGCCCACTGCCAGCCCGTTCTATCCCCCGACCTTGGTGTCTGACCTGCCCCCGGCCTCCCCGTGTGCCCAGGCCGAG GTTCCATGGCCTCTGGTCGTGGCCTCCCCATTCCGCACAGCCAAGGAGGCCCTGGCCGTGGCCAACGGGACGCCCCGGGGAGGCAGTGCCAGCGTGTGGAGCGAGAGGCTGGGGCAGGCGCTGGAGCTGGGCTACGG GCTCCAGGTGGGCACAGTCTGGATCAACGCCCACGGCCTCCAAGACCCCGCCGTGCCCACTGGCGGCTGCAAGGAGAGCGGCTCTTCCTGGCACGGGGGCCCAGAC GGCCTGTATGAGTATCTGCAGCCCTCGGGGACAGCTGCCCGGCTGCCCTACCTGACTGAGAGCCTCAGCTATGACACCTTTGGCCTTACTGTCCCCTCAGCCCTGCCGGCCGGGCCTGAAATGGGGCCCAG CCCAGCAGCTCCCTATGGGCTCTTTGTCGGGGGCCGTTTccaggcccctggggcccagagctCCAGGCCCATCCGGGATCCTGAAGGCGTCCTCCAGGGCTACGTGGCTGAGGGCGGAGCCAAGGATATCCGAGGGGCCGTGGAAGCTGCTCACCAGGCTGCCCCTGG CTGGGCGGCCCAGTCGCCAGGGGCCCGGGCGGCCCTGCTCTGGGCTCTGGCCGCCGCGCTGGAGCGCCGGGTGTCCACCCTGACCTCGAGGCTGGAGAGTCAGGGGCTGGCGCCCAAGACCGCCAAGGTGGAGGTGGAGCTGAGCGTGAGGCGCCTTCGCGCGTGGGGGGCCCGGGTCCAGGCCCAGGGCCCCACCCTGCAG GCGGCAGGGCTGAGAGGCCCCGTGCTGCGGCTGCGGGAGCCGCTGGGGGTGCTGGCGGTCGTGTGCCCGGACGAGTGGCCCCTGCTTGCCTTCGTGTCCCTGCTGGCCCCCGCCCTGGCCCACGGCAACGCCCTGGTCTTGGTGCCCAGCGGGACCTGTCCCCTGCCCGCCCTGGAGCTCTGCCAG GACGTGGCGGCCCTGTTCCCCGCGGGCCTGGTGAACGTGCTGACGGGAGACCGGGACCACCTGACGCGCTGCCTGGCCTTGCACCAGGACGTCCAGGCCCTGTGGTATTTCGGATCTGCCCAG GGCGCCCAGTTTGTGGAGTGGGCCTCAGCAGGAAACCTCAAGCCGGTGTGGGTGAACAGGGGCTGTCCCCGGGCCTGGGAGCAGGAGGCCAAGGGCGCAGGCCCAGAGCTGGGGCTGCGGGCAGCCCGGACCAAGGCCCTGTGGCTGCCCACGGGGGACTGA
- the RPL13A gene encoding large ribosomal subunit protein uL13, whose protein sequence is MAEGQVLVLDGRGHLLGRLAAIVAKQVLLGRKVVVVRCEGINISGNFYRNKLKYLAFLRKRMNTNPSRGPYHFRAPSRIFWRTVRGMLPHKTKRGQAALERLKVFDGIPPPYDKKKRMVVPAALKVVRLKPTRKFAYLGRLAHEVGWKYQAVTATLEEKRKEKAKIHYRKKKQLMRLRKQAEKNVERKIGKYTEVLKTHGLLV, encoded by the exons ATGGCGGAGGGGCAG GTCCTGGTGCTCGATGGCCGAGGTCATCTCCTGGGCCGCCTGGCAGCTATCGTGGCCAAGCAGGTGCTGCTGG GCCGGAAGGTGGTAGTCGTGCGCTGCGAGGGCATCAACATTTCTGGCAACTTCTACAGAAATAAAT TGAAGTACCTGGCCTTCCTCCGCAAGCGGATGAACACTAACCCGTCCCGCGGCCCCTACCACTTCCGGGCCCCCAGCCGCATCTTTTGGAGGACAGTGCGAG GCATGCTGCCCCACAAGACCAAGCGGGGCCAGGCTGCGCTGGAGCGCCTCAAGGTGTTTGACGGGATCCCACCCCCCTACGACAAG AAAAAGCGGATGGTGGTTCCTGCTGCCCTCAAGGTGGTACGCCTGAAGCCCACGCGCAAG TTTGCCTACCTGGGGCGCCTGGCTCATGAGGTTGGCTGGAAGTACCAGGCAGTGACAGCCACCctggaggagaagaggaaggagaaggccaAGATCCATTACAGGAAGAAGAAGCAGCTCAtg AGGCTACGGAAACAGGCTGAGAAGAATGTGGAGCGGAAGATCGGCAAATACACAGAGGTCCTCAAGACCCACGGACTCCTGGTCTGA
- the FLT3LG gene encoding fms-related tyrosine kinase 3 ligand isoform X1, whose protein sequence is MRVLAPGWSPITSLLLPLLLLSWGARGTLACAFSHSPISSNFAATIRQLSSYLLQDYPVTVASNLQDDKLCGALWRLVLAQRWVGRLKTVAGSQMQLLLEAVDTEISFVTDCAFQPLPSCLRFVQTNISHLLQDTSAQLAALKPRITHQNFSRCLELQCQPGQGPQRHPLPQPHSAPPLPALLPAGCVTLGIGPAFLYLSFPISEKGPITPASSHQGSALQEHNASHVCQSECSSRFLVIVCQRCTDLLA, encoded by the exons ATGAGAGTCCTGGCGCCAGGCTGGAGCCCAATT ACCTCcctgctgctgccgctgctgctgctgagcTGGGGCGCCCGCGGGACCCTCGCCTGCGCCTTCTCGCACAGCCCCATCTCCTCCAACTTCGCCGCCACCATCCGCCAGCTG TCTAGCTATCTGCTACAAGATTATCCAGTCACTGTGGCCTCCAACCTGCAGGAC GACAAGCTGTGCGGGGCCCTCTGGCGCCTGGTGCTGGCCCAGCGCTGGGTGGGGCGGCTCAAGACTGTGGCTGGGTCACAAATGCAGCTCCTGCTGGAGGCGGTGGACACTGAGATCTCCTTTGTCACCGACTGTGCCTTCCAG cccctccccagctgtctTCGCTTCGTCCAGACCAACATCTCCCACCTCCTGCAGGACACCTCCGCGCAGCTGGCTGCGCTGAAGCCCCGGATCACCCACCAGAACTTCTCGCGGTGCCTGGAGCTGCAGTGCCAGCCAGGTCAAGGGCCCCAgcgccaccccctgccccagccccactcagcccctccactccctgccctgctgcccgctggctgtgtgactttgggcattGGCCCTGCCTtcctgtacctcagtttccccatctctgaAAAGGGACCCATCACCCCTGCCTCCTCTCACCAAGGCAGTGCTCTCCAGGAGCATAACGCCAGCCACGTGTGCCAGAGTGAATGCTCTAGTCGCTTCCTTGTCATCGTTTGCCAGCGCTGCACAGACCTATTGGCTTAA
- the FLT3LG gene encoding fms-related tyrosine kinase 3 ligand isoform X2 yields MRVLAPGWSPITSLLLPLLLLSWGARGTLACAFSHSPISSNFAATIRQLSSYLLQDYPVTVASNLQDDKLCGALWRLVLAQRWVGRLKTVAGSQMQLLLEAVDTEISFVTDCAFQPLPSCLRFVQTNISHLLQDTSAQLAALKPRITHQNFSRCLELQCQPGPPTLPPAGTPGAREAPVPQHPLLLLLLPSAILPLLLAAAWGLRWRRARRRTPGPGAQVPPASSSQDQLPLRLVER; encoded by the exons ATGAGAGTCCTGGCGCCAGGCTGGAGCCCAATT ACCTCcctgctgctgccgctgctgctgctgagcTGGGGCGCCCGCGGGACCCTCGCCTGCGCCTTCTCGCACAGCCCCATCTCCTCCAACTTCGCCGCCACCATCCGCCAGCTG TCTAGCTATCTGCTACAAGATTATCCAGTCACTGTGGCCTCCAACCTGCAGGAC GACAAGCTGTGCGGGGCCCTCTGGCGCCTGGTGCTGGCCCAGCGCTGGGTGGGGCGGCTCAAGACTGTGGCTGGGTCACAAATGCAGCTCCTGCTGGAGGCGGTGGACACTGAGATCTCCTTTGTCACCGACTGTGCCTTCCAG cccctccccagctgtctTCGCTTCGTCCAGACCAACATCTCCCACCTCCTGCAGGACACCTCCGCGCAGCTGGCTGCGCTGAAGCCCCGGATCACCCACCAGAACTTCTCGCGGTGCCTGGAGCTGCAGTGCCAGCCAG GTCCCCCCACCCTGCCGCCCGCAGGGACCCCGGGGGCTCGGGAGGCGCCGGTGCCCCAGCAcccgctgctgctgctcctgctgccctCGGCCATCCTGCCCCTGCTGCTGGCCGCTGCCTGGGGCCTGCGCTGGCGGCGGGCGCGGCGGAGGACGCCCGGCCCCGGGGCGCAG GTGCCCCCTGCCTCCAGTTCGCAGGACCAGCTGCCCCTGCGGCTCGTGGAGCGCTGA
- the RPS11 gene encoding small ribosomal subunit protein uS17, translating to MADIQTERAYQKQPTIFQNKKRVLLGETGKEKLPRYYKNIGLGFKTPKEAIEGTYIDKKCPFTGNVSIRGRILSGVVTKMKMQRTIVIRRDYLHYIRKYNRFEKRHKNMSVHLSPCFRDVQIGDIVTVGECRPLSKTVRFNVLKVTKAAGTKKQFQKF from the exons ATGGCGGACATTCAG ACTGAGCGTGCCTACCAAAAGCAGCCAACGATCTTCCAAAACAAGAAGAGGGTGCTGCTTGGAGAAACCGGCAAGGAGAAGCTCCCACGTTACTACAAGAATATCGGTCTGGGCTTCAAGACTCCCAAGGAG GCCATTGAGGGCACCTACATCGACAAGAAATGCCCCTTCACTGGTAACGTTTCCATCCGAGGCCGCATCCTGTCTG gcGTGGTCACCAAGATGAAGATGCAGAGGACCATCGTCATCCGCAGGGACTACCTCCACTACATCCGCAAGTACAACCGCTTCGAGAAGCGCCACAAGAACATGTCTGTGCACCTGTCCCCCTGCTTCAG GGACGTCCAGATCGGCGACATCGTCACGGTGGGCGAGTGCCGGCCCCTGAGCAAGACCGTGCGCTTCAACGTGCTCAAGGTCACCAAGGCCGCCGGCACCAAGAAGCAGTTCCAGAAGTTCTGA
- the FLT3LG gene encoding fms-related tyrosine kinase 3 ligand isoform X4: MRVLAPGWSPITSLLLPLLLLSWGARGTLACAFSHSPISSNFAATIRQLSSYLLQDYPVTVASNLQDDKLCGALWRLVLAQRWVGRLKTVAGSQMQLLLEAVDTEISFVTDCAFQDTSAQLAALKPRITHQNFSRCLELQCQPGPPTLPPAGTPGAREAPVPQHPLLLLLLPSAILPLLLAAAWGLRWRRARRRTPGPGAQVPPASSSQDQLPLRLVER, encoded by the exons ATGAGAGTCCTGGCGCCAGGCTGGAGCCCAATT ACCTCcctgctgctgccgctgctgctgctgagcTGGGGCGCCCGCGGGACCCTCGCCTGCGCCTTCTCGCACAGCCCCATCTCCTCCAACTTCGCCGCCACCATCCGCCAGCTG TCTAGCTATCTGCTACAAGATTATCCAGTCACTGTGGCCTCCAACCTGCAGGAC GACAAGCTGTGCGGGGCCCTCTGGCGCCTGGTGCTGGCCCAGCGCTGGGTGGGGCGGCTCAAGACTGTGGCTGGGTCACAAATGCAGCTCCTGCTGGAGGCGGTGGACACTGAGATCTCCTTTGTCACCGACTGTGCCTTCCAG GACACCTCCGCGCAGCTGGCTGCGCTGAAGCCCCGGATCACCCACCAGAACTTCTCGCGGTGCCTGGAGCTGCAGTGCCAGCCAG GTCCCCCCACCCTGCCGCCCGCAGGGACCCCGGGGGCTCGGGAGGCGCCGGTGCCCCAGCAcccgctgctgctgctcctgctgccctCGGCCATCCTGCCCCTGCTGCTGGCCGCTGCCTGGGGCCTGCGCTGGCGGCGGGCGCGGCGGAGGACGCCCGGCCCCGGGGCGCAG GTGCCCCCTGCCTCCAGTTCGCAGGACCAGCTGCCCCTGCGGCTCGTGGAGCGCTGA